CGCAGAAGGTACTGGAAAATAACCGCGTCGCCGCAGCTCAAGGCCGTTTTGAGGATGTGCAATTCGAGGTCGTCCCGCGTGGGTATCGCCAGGATCAGGTCGATGATCTGCTCGCCCAGCTGGAGCAGGAATTGGAGGCCGCGCGGAAAAGCGGGCAAAAAGGGACTAAGCTGGAAAGAAACGAAGAAAGTTAAGGAGCCCTACTATGGCAGCAATGAAGCCACGTACCACTGGCGGCGAAATGGAAGCGGTGGTGGAATCCCGCAAGATCGTCATGCGCATCCCATCCGACGGCGGCGGGCGCATCGTTATCGAGCTGAACAAAGAAGAGGCCGCGGAGCTCGGTTCTTTGTTGACCGAGGTTTCTAGCTAGTCTGGGTACATGCTTTCTCATATCGTCGACATTCTGGCCGATCCAAACGACGGCACGGCGCTTTCCGGCGCCGATGATTTTTCCCGCCTCGTTTCGGA
The window above is part of the Corynebacterium accolens genome. Proteins encoded here:
- a CDS encoding DivIVA domain-containing protein produces the protein MLSWIVLIVVLIAFIVIGTWLWGSIFGPGTVMDPPDEPQKVLENNRVAAAQGRFEDVQFEVVPRGYRQDQVDDLLAQLEQELEAARKSGQKGTKLERNEES
- a CDS encoding DUF3117 domain-containing protein, which produces MAAMKPRTTGGEMEAVVESRKIVMRIPSDGGGRIVIELNKEEAAELGSLLTEVSS